A section of the Chryseobacterium ginsenosidimutans genome encodes:
- the nuoH gene encoding NADH-quinone oxidoreductase subunit NuoH: protein MDLLTFKLILVLALFLLSLTIAAYSTWAERKVASIMQDRIGPNRAGPFGLLQPLADGGKFFFKEDFTPANAERFLFVLGPALVMFISLITGAVIPWGKSLNIGGTSFDLQVANIDVGVLFIIGMASIGVYGIMIGGWASNNKYSLLGAIRASSQMISYELAMGLALLSIIMMTGSLDLKQITESQTTGKLWGVIPWISGMNWNIFYQPIAFLIFFVAALAETNRHPFDLPECESELVTGYSTEYSSMKLGLYMFGEYVNMFISNAFMVVLFFGGYNYPGIEWITQHWGENTAGILSIAAFLLKTIIGILIFMWIRWTLPRFRYDQLMHLGWKTLIPMALVNLLITGAVILAFAN from the coding sequence ATGGATTTACTAACATTTAAATTGATACTTGTACTAGCGCTTTTCCTGCTTTCATTAACGATCGCGGCCTACTCTACCTGGGCAGAAAGAAAAGTGGCCTCTATCATGCAGGATAGAATTGGTCCCAACAGAGCCGGACCTTTCGGACTGCTGCAGCCTCTTGCTGATGGTGGAAAGTTTTTCTTTAAAGAAGACTTTACACCTGCCAATGCAGAAAGATTTCTTTTCGTATTAGGGCCGGCTTTAGTAATGTTTATTTCATTAATCACAGGAGCGGTTATTCCTTGGGGTAAAAGTTTAAATATAGGAGGTACTTCTTTTGATTTACAGGTTGCCAATATCGATGTTGGGGTACTTTTCATCATCGGAATGGCTTCAATCGGGGTATACGGAATTATGATCGGAGGTTGGGCTTCCAACAACAAATATTCATTATTAGGGGCAATCCGTGCTTCTTCTCAGATGATTTCTTATGAATTGGCGATGGGATTGGCTTTACTTTCTATCATTATGATGACGGGAAGTTTAGATTTAAAACAAATTACTGAAAGTCAGACAACAGGAAAATTATGGGGAGTGATTCCTTGGATTTCCGGTATGAACTGGAATATTTTTTACCAGCCAATCGCGTTCCTTATTTTCTTCGTAGCTGCTTTGGCAGAAACCAACAGACACCCTTTCGATTTACCTGAATGTGAATCTGAATTGGTAACAGGATATTCTACAGAATATTCTTCAATGAAATTAGGATTATATATGTTTGGCGAATATGTGAACATGTTTATTTCAAATGCTTTCATGGTTGTTCTTTTCTTCGGTGGTTACAACTACCCGGGAATTGAATGGATAACTCAGCACTGGGGTGAAAATACTGCAGGTATCTTGAGTATTGCAGCATTTTTATTGAAAACAATAATCGGAATATTGATCTTTATGTGGATTAGATGGACGCTTCCAAGATTTAGATATGACCAATTAATGCACTTAGGATGGAAAACTTTAATTCCTATGGCATTGGTAAACCTATTAATTACAGGTGCTGTAATTTTAGCGTTTGCAAACTAA
- a CDS encoding NuoI/complex I 23 kDa subunit family protein, with protein sequence MKLTNRSKVVSNKEMTLAEKIYLPAIFTGMGITFKHAVRTVLKGAPAVYSYPEVQKPRAEIWRGQHVLKRDEEGRERCTACGLCAVACPAEAITMTAAERTKEERDLYREEKYASVYEINMLRCIFCGMCEEACPKSAIYLTDRLVDVETNRGSFIYGKDKLVEKINERIDITERQSEKQKNAVK encoded by the coding sequence ATGAAACTTACGAACAGATCAAAAGTTGTTTCCAATAAAGAAATGACCCTTGCTGAAAAAATCTACCTACCTGCAATTTTTACGGGGATGGGGATTACATTTAAGCATGCTGTAAGAACGGTATTGAAAGGTGCTCCCGCAGTATATTCGTATCCGGAAGTACAGAAACCGAGAGCAGAAATCTGGAGAGGTCAGCACGTTTTGAAGAGAGACGAAGAAGGCAGAGAAAGATGTACAGCTTGCGGACTTTGTGCAGTTGCATGTCCTGCAGAAGCCATTACAATGACTGCTGCTGAAAGAACTAAGGAAGAAAGAGATCTTTACAGAGAAGAAAAATACGCTTCGGTATATGAAATTAATATGCTGAGATGTATTTTCTGCGGTATGTGTGAAGAGGCTTGTCCGAAATCTGCCATCTATCTTACAGACAGATTGGTAGACGTAGAGACCAACAGAGGTTCTTTCATCTATGGAAAAGATAAATTAGTAGAAAAAATAAATGAAAGGATTGACATCACTGAAAGACAATCCGAGAAACAAAAAAATGCGGTAAAATAA
- a CDS encoding NADH-quinone oxidoreductase subunit J family protein — protein sequence MDQFLFFLVAFLAVASAVYFVFARNPLYAILSLIVTMFSIAGMYILLNAQFLAIIQIIVYAGAIMVLFLYILMMLNLNKQDESKKNNTLKFAGVFTAGLLLIGVLGVFRGVSDNQIVLENVDKGVGLTKNLGRLLFNEYVLPFELASILILAGIVGAVLIGKKDL from the coding sequence ATGGATCAATTTTTATTTTTCTTGGTGGCGTTTTTAGCAGTGGCAAGTGCGGTTTACTTTGTATTTGCACGAAATCCTCTATATGCTATTTTGTCATTAATTGTTACGATGTTTTCAATTGCAGGCATGTACATTCTTCTGAATGCACAATTTCTTGCGATTATCCAGATTATAGTATACGCCGGAGCCATCATGGTATTATTCCTTTATATCCTGATGATGCTTAACCTTAATAAACAAGACGAAAGTAAGAAGAACAATACTTTAAAATTTGCCGGAGTTTTTACGGCTGGTCTTTTATTAATTGGAGTTTTAGGCGTGTTCAGAGGAGTAAGCGACAACCAGATTGTCTTAGAAAACGTAGACAAAGGAGTTGGTCTTACCAAAAATCTGGGCAGACTTTTGTTTAATGAATATGTTTTACCGTTTGAGCTTGCATCCATCCTTATTTTGGCAGGTATTGTAGGTGCGGTACTAATCGGTAAAAAAGATTTATAA
- the nuoK gene encoding NADH-quinone oxidoreductase subunit NuoK, with protein sequence MGEVNTFIQSVPLNYFIMLSSVLFCLGVLGVLLRKNAIVILGCVELMLNSVNLLLAAFSAYKGNGDGQLLVFFIMVVAAAEVAVGLAIIAMLYRNTRSVDVSIFNKLRG encoded by the coding sequence ATGGGAGAAGTAAATACATTTATACAAAGTGTCCCTCTGAATTATTTCATTATGCTTTCTTCAGTATTGTTCTGTTTGGGAGTGTTGGGAGTATTGCTGAGAAAAAACGCTATTGTTATTTTGGGTTGTGTAGAGCTTATGCTGAATTCTGTAAACCTTTTATTGGCTGCATTTTCTGCATACAAAGGTAATGGCGACGGGCAACTTTTAGTTTTCTTCATTATGGTGGTGGCTGCTGCGGAAGTAGCGGTAGGTTTAGCAATTATTGCTATGCTGTATAGAAATACCCGTTCTGTAGATGTAAGTATATTTAATAAATTAAGAGGATAA
- the nuoL gene encoding NADH-quinone oxidoreductase subunit L has translation MENLVYAIILLPLLGFLINGLFGKSLPKIVVGSLATAMVFIPFCIAVSIFMNFDSESPAVVVKAFEWFRVNGVQINFGFQIDQLSLMMIMIITGIGSLIHLYSIGYMSHDKGFYKFFTYLNLFIFSMLLLVMGSNYLILFIGWEGVGLCSYLLIGFWYTNEEYGKAARKAFIMNRIGDLALLIGIFMIASQTNALDYISVAQNASKFELDGSVIIFITASLFIGATGKSAQVPLYTWLPDAMAGPTPVSALIHAATMVTAGIYLVVRSNFLFTLAPTVQDGILLIGFLTAALAGFYALRQNDIKKVLAYSTVSQLGFMFIALGLGAYTTAMFHVMTHAFFKALLFLGAGSVIHAMSNEQDMRFMGGLKKYIPITHATFLIGTLAISGFPLLSGMISKDEILVAAFSKNPIYWVFLFILAAVTATYMFRLYYLTFHGEFRGTEEQKHHLHESPSNMTIPLIVLAILSVLGGLINLPHFIGHGHYAKLMEWLKPVLTEESFKQMETTLSGVPFGTEMILLGATVAMFFCVWFIVKNTYVNKKKQALPEEQYTGWEKLSAKKLYVDELYNALIVKTVEGLGRGGKMFDKGVLDRVVDFVGEGAEDSGKAMKRIQNGNVENYILIMSLAVGIILIVNFILQ, from the coding sequence ATGGAGAATTTAGTATATGCAATAATACTTTTACCACTTTTAGGGTTTCTTATAAACGGTTTATTCGGGAAAAGTCTTCCAAAAATTGTTGTTGGAAGCTTGGCTACGGCAATGGTTTTTATACCTTTCTGTATCGCAGTAAGCATTTTCATGAATTTCGATTCTGAGAGTCCTGCCGTAGTTGTAAAAGCTTTTGAATGGTTTCGAGTAAATGGAGTTCAGATTAATTTCGGATTCCAGATTGATCAGTTATCATTAATGATGATTATGATCATTACAGGTATCGGTTCTTTGATCCACCTGTACTCTATCGGATATATGAGCCACGATAAAGGTTTCTATAAGTTTTTCACTTATCTGAATCTATTTATCTTCTCAATGTTATTATTAGTAATGGGAAGCAACTATCTTATCCTGTTCATCGGATGGGAAGGTGTAGGTCTTTGTTCTTACTTATTGATTGGATTCTGGTACACTAATGAAGAATACGGTAAAGCAGCAAGAAAAGCTTTCATCATGAACAGAATTGGTGACCTTGCGTTATTGATTGGTATTTTCATGATCGCTTCTCAGACAAATGCTTTAGATTATATTTCTGTAGCGCAAAACGCTTCAAAATTTGAATTAGACGGATCTGTAATTATCTTTATTACAGCGAGTTTATTTATCGGTGCTACCGGTAAGTCTGCTCAGGTTCCTTTATATACATGGTTACCTGACGCGATGGCTGGTCCGACTCCTGTTTCTGCATTAATTCACGCGGCGACTATGGTTACTGCAGGTATTTATTTAGTAGTAAGATCAAACTTCTTATTTACTTTAGCACCAACGGTTCAGGACGGAATCTTATTAATCGGATTCTTAACGGCAGCTTTAGCAGGATTCTATGCACTTCGTCAAAACGATATTAAAAAAGTATTAGCATATTCTACAGTTTCACAACTTGGATTTATGTTTATTGCTTTAGGCCTTGGAGCTTATACAACGGCTATGTTCCACGTAATGACACACGCCTTCTTCAAAGCATTGTTATTCTTGGGAGCAGGTTCTGTAATCCACGCAATGAGCAACGAGCAGGATATGCGTTTCATGGGAGGTCTTAAAAAATATATTCCTATTACACACGCTACTTTCCTTATAGGAACATTGGCGATCTCAGGATTCCCTTTATTATCAGGGATGATTTCTAAAGACGAAATTTTAGTAGCAGCTTTTTCTAAGAATCCAATTTATTGGGTATTTTTATTCATTTTAGCTGCTGTTACTGCAACATATATGTTCAGATTATATTATCTGACTTTCCACGGAGAGTTCAGAGGTACTGAAGAGCAAAAACATCATTTACATGAAAGCCCGTCAAATATGACAATCCCATTGATCGTATTGGCTATTCTTTCTGTTTTAGGTGGTTTAATTAATCTTCCTCACTTCATTGGACACGGTCATTATGCAAAATTAATGGAGTGGTTGAAACCTGTTCTTACTGAGGAAAGCTTTAAACAAATGGAAACTACTCTTTCGGGAGTTCCGTTTGGTACTGAAATGATTCTTTTAGGAGCAACTGTTGCAATGTTCTTCTGCGTTTGGTTTATTGTTAAAAATACTTATGTGAATAAGAAAAAACAAGCCTTGCCCGAAGAGCAATACACAGGATGGGAAAAACTGTCTGCTAAAAAATTATATGTTGACGAACTTTACAATGCATTAATTGTAAAAACTGTTGAAGGATTAGGACGTGGAGGAAAGATGTTTGATAAAGGTGTTCTTGATCGTGTTGTAGACTTCGTAGGTGAAGGCGCTGAAGACAGCGGAAAAGCTATGAAGCGTATTCAAAACGGAAATGTTGAGAACTACATTCTTATCATGTCTTTAGCTGTGGGAATTATACTGATTGTTAACTTTATATTACAATAA
- a CDS encoding complex I subunit 4 family protein: MSGLLLTLLLLPLVGSGLVFAWKSNSSKYLALGIALIQMLVTFYIAADFDFTPTVDSVLQHEINYPWSQFMKSSLHFGIDGMSLLLLLLTNILAPIIILSSFNENVSYRNTFYGLILLMQFGLVGVFTSLDGLLFYIFWEVTLIPIWFIAGLWGQENKRFEFTTKFFVYTFVGSLFMLAGLIYVYNHSASFALTDLYNAQLNETQQTVVFWFIFFAFAVKLPVFPLHTWQPDTYTYSPTQGSMLLSGIMLKMAIYGVMRYLLPITPLPIAGISGQIVIILAIVGIVHGALIAIIQTDMKRIIAYSSFSHVGLMVAGIFASAVITLRGTFNIEGAEGALVQTFAHGINVVGLFYCCDILYKRFKSRDIRQMGGLAKVAPKFAVLFLIIILGSMGVPLTNGFIGEFILLKSVYDFNGLAAVIAGLTIILAAVYLLRFYGKAMFGQGDDAVLSTVKDVSAVEFSVLASLAVFVIVLGIFPQPIIEMVNSSLKFIYQSMVS, encoded by the coding sequence ATGTCTGGTTTATTATTAACATTATTACTATTACCTCTAGTAGGTTCGGGATTAGTTTTTGCATGGAAGAGTAATTCCAGCAAATATTTGGCACTGGGGATCGCATTGATTCAAATGCTTGTAACCTTCTATATCGCAGCGGATTTCGATTTCACTCCGACTGTCGATAGCGTGTTGCAGCATGAGATCAACTACCCGTGGTCACAGTTTATGAAGAGTTCTCTACACTTCGGTATCGATGGGATGAGTTTACTTCTTTTATTGTTGACTAATATTTTAGCGCCAATCATTATTTTATCTTCTTTTAACGAAAATGTAAGCTACAGAAATACATTCTATGGTTTGATTTTACTGATGCAGTTCGGTTTAGTAGGAGTTTTCACTTCGCTTGACGGATTATTATTTTACATTTTCTGGGAAGTAACTTTGATTCCGATCTGGTTTATTGCCGGACTTTGGGGTCAGGAAAATAAAAGATTTGAATTCACTACGAAATTCTTTGTCTATACATTCGTTGGGTCATTATTTATGTTAGCCGGGTTGATTTATGTTTACAATCACTCTGCATCATTTGCATTAACTGATCTATACAATGCTCAATTAAATGAAACACAACAGACCGTGGTATTCTGGTTTATTTTCTTTGCTTTTGCAGTAAAATTACCGGTCTTTCCTCTCCACACCTGGCAACCGGACACATATACATATTCACCAACTCAAGGCTCGATGCTTTTATCAGGTATCATGCTTAAAATGGCGATTTATGGAGTTATGCGTTATTTATTACCAATCACTCCCCTTCCGATTGCAGGAATATCAGGGCAGATTGTAATTATCCTTGCCATTGTAGGAATTGTTCACGGGGCATTAATTGCTATCATTCAGACTGATATGAAGAGAATCATTGCGTATTCTTCTTTTTCTCACGTTGGATTAATGGTTGCGGGTATTTTTGCTTCTGCAGTAATTACTTTAAGGGGAACTTTCAATATTGAAGGTGCTGAAGGTGCTTTGGTACAGACTTTCGCTCACGGTATCAACGTGGTGGGTCTATTTTATTGTTGTGACATTTTGTACAAAAGATTTAAGTCAAGAGACATCAGACAAATGGGGGGTCTTGCAAAAGTAGCTCCGAAGTTTGCGGTATTGTTCTTAATCATTATATTAGGTTCAATGGGAGTTCCATTGACTAATGGATTCATCGGAGAATTTATTTTGTTGAAATCGGTATATGATTTTAACGGATTGGCAGCTGTAATTGCCGGTCTTACGATTATTCTTGCAGCAGTATATTTATTGAGATTCTACGGAAAAGCAATGTTTGGTCAAGGCGATGATGCAGTTTTAAGTACCGTAAAAGATGTATCTGCAGTAGAATTCTCTGTATTGGCAAGTTTAGCGGTTTTTGTGATTGTACTTGGTATTTTCCCACAGCCGATAATCGAAATGGTGAATAGTTCGTTGAAGTTTATCTACCAATCAATGGTAAGCTAA
- a CDS encoding NADH-quinone oxidoreductase subunit N, whose amino-acid sequence MSVLIIVFLTAVVALFSGVFEQGKFARYIGILGLIIALFVSFMPECAFFEKYRHMYEYTANTALFTKISIVTTLLLFFLGGFAFSNHRSHQSELYALMLFALCGGIILFGYQNLVTLFLGVEILSIPLYVMAGANKTDLRSNEASIKYFLMGAFATGFLLFGIAFIYGSTGSFDLYKIQDFGVTHPKDAMFILGVLLILCALAFKVALAPFHMWSPDVYYGAPSLITAFMASVVKISGFFALFRLMTIGFGGVTEEWINVFGVFLIITLLLANVMGLAQTNAKRMLAYSSVSHAGYIGLVFFGMTSLSTYNLAFYLFAYALSTVGVFMCLIYVEKLKRETSFGAFKGLAKSEPLLATVAAISMLSMAGVPLTAGFMGKFALFSQAMNSNHGVFLVLVAVLGSAVSIAYYLRLIISMFFFKESTFKSSEKVTLTYNIVAVFVIASIIVLGVFPDLFARQFGL is encoded by the coding sequence ATGAGTGTTTTAATTATTGTTTTCCTAACGGCAGTTGTTGCGTTATTTTCAGGAGTTTTTGAACAAGGGAAATTCGCAAGATACATTGGGATTTTGGGATTAATCATCGCATTATTTGTAAGTTTCATGCCAGAATGTGCTTTTTTCGAAAAGTACAGACACATGTATGAGTATACTGCAAATACTGCTTTATTTACTAAAATATCAATCGTAACCACATTATTACTATTCTTTTTGGGAGGTTTTGCGTTTAGCAACCACAGAAGCCACCAGTCAGAATTATATGCATTGATGCTTTTTGCTCTTTGCGGTGGTATTATCCTTTTCGGATACCAAAATTTAGTTACCCTATTCTTAGGAGTTGAAATCCTTTCTATTCCTTTATATGTAATGGCGGGAGCTAATAAAACTGATTTAAGATCGAACGAAGCTTCAATCAAATATTTCTTAATGGGTGCATTTGCGACAGGTTTCTTACTTTTCGGTATTGCATTTATTTATGGAAGTACAGGAAGTTTTGATCTATATAAAATCCAGGATTTTGGAGTTACACATCCTAAAGATGCTATGTTCATTTTAGGAGTTCTGTTAATCCTTTGTGCATTAGCATTCAAAGTAGCATTAGCACCTTTCCACATGTGGAGTCCTGATGTTTATTACGGTGCGCCTTCATTAATCACAGCTTTTATGGCGAGTGTTGTAAAGATCTCAGGATTTTTTGCATTATTCAGATTAATGACCATCGGATTTGGAGGAGTTACCGAAGAATGGATCAATGTGTTCGGAGTATTCTTAATCATCACATTACTTTTGGCAAACGTTATGGGACTTGCTCAGACGAATGCAAAAAGAATGTTGGCATACTCTTCAGTTTCTCACGCAGGATATATCGGGTTGGTTTTCTTCGGAATGACAAGCCTTTCTACTTATAATTTAGCATTCTATTTATTTGCTTATGCTTTATCAACAGTAGGAGTTTTTATGTGTCTGATTTATGTTGAAAAGCTAAAACGAGAAACTTCTTTCGGAGCTTTCAAAGGATTGGCAAAATCTGAACCTTTATTGGCAACTGTAGCGGCTATTTCTATGCTTTCAATGGCTGGAGTTCCGTTAACGGCCGGTTTTATGGGGAAATTTGCTTTATTCTCTCAGGCGATGAATTCTAACCACGGAGTTTTCCTGGTATTAGTTGCGGTTTTAGGTTCTGCAGTTTCAATTGCCTATTACTTAAGATTAATCATCTCAATGTTTTTCTTCAAAGAAAGTACATTCAAATCTTCAGAGAAAGTAACGCTTACTTACAATATTGTCGCCGTATTTGTTATCGCTTCAATTATTGTTTTAGGAGTTTTCCCTGATCTGTTTGCGAGACAGTTCGGATTGTAA
- a CDS encoding GAF domain-containing protein, producing MSNLYKKDAPFQVFISFKKYLDVLEHIRYNDRLEYRVNYAESLIEKTKNFQELRDGFQEVSLLEKNEELIRLLLADLFPTGLTNNEIKAASIPLSNITFNYTERFKDILKDAGKDFEIELRNIDDNEFYVFCCCLILQSYFKRDIKSTIPFYYDIPNQQGIMKHYKISVNADFTEVIPTKGTKIPSEEVIDMLLENLDDFKLWKKYFPSKSWILKGFSIVSLVDCTSEVALSDLKSSMISIDPENLSPDENLVEIFKSYFDVAQLNFGLMLFNKKDQRLEKLPIYENLFTNHILDFWINTFDEETRKSTFENLNHNSRPIVVSNVENLDHQIKSLESFKILKDNNINSFMVIPIMRDNDLLAIMEFTSPIANSFNGLKLKKMEFFTDMILFSLNRFSFEKNYQIEAIIQREYTTIHDSVVWKFRNEAEKYFNASLGKKIYTLKQIAFKNLTPLFGFSDIRASSDKRFNLMLEDLNQQIDCLHEIFSLINSDSEKYLLALDIFENELNNEIKADSEQRFQRVLREEIHPFLQAKLEIKSSSEVKAKIKDYFAQVFTQNDLFYANRKSLDDSITLLNRKLADLLDEGQVKAQLIFPHYYERFKSDGVEHNLYTGQNIAPELPYNSKVVHKLRYWQLKTICNMEQEFQIFKKDLPICLDIASLIFVYNEKIDIRFRMDEKRFDVDGAYNSYYEIIKKRLDKAHVKDTTERITCPGKITIVYFGMENQKEYLEYINKLQKKNVLQNDIEFLKVEDLQGITGLLALRVSISKISL from the coding sequence TTGTCAAATCTTTACAAAAAAGACGCTCCCTTTCAGGTATTTATTTCTTTCAAAAAGTATTTGGATGTATTAGAACACATCCGTTATAATGACCGTTTGGAATATCGGGTTAACTATGCCGAATCGCTTATCGAGAAAACAAAAAATTTTCAGGAGCTTAGAGACGGCTTTCAGGAGGTCTCTTTATTGGAAAAAAATGAAGAACTTATCAGACTTTTATTGGCTGATCTCTTCCCTACCGGACTGACAAATAATGAAATAAAAGCGGCAAGTATTCCTTTATCCAATATTACGTTTAATTATACCGAAAGATTCAAAGATATTCTTAAAGATGCAGGAAAAGACTTCGAGATAGAGCTTAGAAATATTGATGATAACGAGTTTTATGTATTTTGCTGCTGCCTGATTTTACAAAGTTATTTCAAGCGGGATATAAAAAGTACAATTCCTTTTTATTATGACATTCCGAATCAACAGGGAATTATGAAGCACTATAAAATTTCTGTAAATGCAGATTTTACAGAAGTTATTCCAACAAAAGGCACAAAAATTCCATCTGAAGAAGTGATAGATATGCTGCTTGAAAATTTGGATGATTTCAAGCTTTGGAAAAAATATTTCCCTTCAAAATCATGGATTTTAAAAGGCTTTTCGATTGTTTCTCTTGTTGACTGCACTTCAGAAGTAGCATTATCCGATCTGAAATCAAGCATGATCAGTATCGATCCGGAAAACCTTTCTCCGGACGAAAACCTGGTGGAAATTTTTAAATCTTATTTTGATGTTGCCCAGCTTAATTTTGGACTCATGCTTTTCAACAAAAAAGATCAGAGATTAGAAAAACTTCCGATTTATGAAAACCTTTTTACCAACCATATTCTGGATTTTTGGATCAATACTTTTGATGAAGAAACAAGAAAAAGTACTTTTGAAAATTTAAACCATAATTCCAGGCCTATCGTTGTTTCTAATGTTGAAAATTTGGACCATCAGATAAAGTCTCTTGAATCTTTTAAAATTTTAAAGGATAACAATATCAACAGTTTCATGGTGATTCCGATTATGAGAGACAATGATTTGCTGGCGATAATGGAATTCACATCACCAATTGCCAATAGTTTCAACGGATTGAAACTGAAGAAAATGGAGTTTTTCACAGACATGATTTTATTTTCTTTAAACCGTTTCAGTTTTGAAAAAAATTATCAGATCGAGGCTATTATCCAAAGAGAATATACAACCATTCACGATAGTGTTGTCTGGAAATTCCGAAATGAAGCAGAAAAATATTTCAATGCTTCGCTTGGAAAAAAAATATACACCTTAAAACAGATTGCCTTTAAAAATCTTACCCCGCTTTTTGGTTTTTCGGATATCCGTGCGTCTTCAGATAAGCGTTTTAATTTAATGCTTGAAGATCTTAATCAGCAGATTGATTGTCTTCATGAGATTTTTTCTCTTATTAATTCAGATTCGGAAAAATATTTATTAGCTCTGGATATTTTTGAAAATGAATTGAATAATGAAATAAAAGCCGACAGCGAACAGCGTTTCCAAAGGGTGTTAAGAGAAGAAATTCACCCTTTCTTACAGGCAAAATTAGAAATAAAATCTTCCAGTGAAGTAAAAGCAAAGATCAAAGATTATTTTGCACAGGTTTTCACTCAAAATGATCTATTTTATGCCAACAGAAAAAGTCTGGACGATTCTATAACTTTATTAAACAGGAAATTAGCAGATCTACTGGATGAAGGTCAGGTAAAAGCTCAGCTTATTTTTCCACATTATTATGAAAGATTTAAATCGGATGGAGTTGAGCATAATTTATATACAGGCCAAAATATTGCACCGGAACTTCCCTATAATTCAAAAGTTGTTCACAAGCTCAGATATTGGCAGCTGAAAACAATTTGTAATATGGAACAAGAATTCCAGATCTTTAAAAAAGACCTTCCGATTTGTTTGGATATTGCTTCATTAATCTTTGTTTATAATGAAAAAATAGATATCCGCTTCAGAATGGATGAAAAGCGATTTGACGTAGATGGAGCCTACAATTCTTACTACGAAATTATCAAAAAGCGATTGGATAAAGCCCATGTAAAAGATACTACAGAAAGAATTACCTGTCCCGGCAAAATAACAATCGTTTATTTCGGAATGGAAAACCAAAAAGAATATCTGGAATATATCAATAAATTACAGAAAAAAAACGTGCTGCAAAACGATATTGAATTTTTAAAAGTAGAAGATTTACAGGGAATTACCGGTCTTCTTGCATTGAGAGTTTCAATAAGCAAGATTAGTCTATAA
- a CDS encoding bestrophin family protein, with translation MIVRQRVNWLRMLFIWRGSVLKKIVVQLVIIMVFSLAIYFFKGRIFDYKVHLNPTIFTLIGLALAIFMGFCNSASYDRYWEGRKLWGLLVVETRSLTRQIFSLVDGPSNEEKQEVIKMISAFSWSLNYQLRGKSGTEHLSRLLSSDQVEKLNNKKFIPSIILSFIAEWFKDQHKKGNIDTIVLVQLDHQLNQFSSISGGCERICNTPLPFAYTILLHRTVYLYCFWLPFGLVDTLDWMMPLIVLLISYTFIALEAIIQEIGEPFGEEENDLALNSICRSIEFSIFEQAEIPQDELKKADSYFID, from the coding sequence ATGATTGTAAGACAGCGTGTAAACTGGCTGAGAATGCTTTTCATATGGAGAGGTTCTGTGTTGAAGAAAATAGTTGTTCAGCTGGTTATCATTATGGTATTTTCTTTGGCGATCTATTTTTTTAAAGGAAGGATCTTCGACTATAAAGTTCATCTTAATCCCACTATTTTTACGCTGATCGGCTTGGCATTGGCAATTTTTATGGGATTCTGCAATTCCGCAAGCTATGATCGTTACTGGGAAGGAAGAAAACTCTGGGGCTTATTGGTTGTTGAAACAAGATCTTTAACGAGACAGATTTTTTCTCTTGTAGATGGTCCGTCAAACGAAGAAAAACAGGAAGTTATAAAAATGATTTCTGCTTTCAGCTGGTCTTTAAATTATCAGTTAAGAGGTAAATCGGGAACTGAACATCTTTCGAGATTACTTTCTTCTGACCAGGTTGAGAAATTAAATAATAAAAAATTTATTCCCAGTATAATTCTAAGTTTTATTGCAGAATGGTTTAAAGACCAACACAAAAAAGGGAATATTGATACGATTGTTTTGGTTCAGTTGGATCATCAATTGAACCAGTTTTCTAGTATTTCTGGTGGTTGTGAGAGAATTTGCAATACTCCTTTACCGTTTGCTTATACTATTTTGCTGCACCGAACGGTTTATTTATATTGTTTTTGGCTCCCTTTCGGGTTGGTTGATACACTTGACTGGATGATGCCCTTAATTGTCCTTTTAATCAGCTATACTTTTATTGCATTAGAAGCTATTATTCAGGAAATTGGCGAACCTTTTGGCGAAGAAGAAAATGATCTTGCTTTGAACAGTATTTGCAGATCAATTGAGTTTTCTATTTTTGAACAGGCAGAAATTCCGCAGGATGAATTAAAAAAAGCAGATTCTTATTTTATAGACTAA